A part of Corynebacterium lactis RW2-5 genomic DNA contains:
- a CDS encoding D-alanine--D-alanine ligase family protein, which yields MTSPNTSPENRIAVAVIYGGASPEHNVSCVSAGAIMEHLDPERFRVVPVGITREGTWTVGTSDIESLKKHGRELPEVPAGGEEIALSVDSARRGELRFIAGDRAGEVYDKVDVIFPVLHGPHGEDGTIQGLFELSGVAYVGPGVLASSAGMDKERTKNLLHAAGLPTGDQVVLHLGEELTEGEKERLGLPVFVKPARGGSSIGISRVDDWAALGSAIALAREHDWKVIVEAGIDGAEVEIGVLQRADGEIQVSVPALLNGTEDSDEGFYGFETKYLDDVVTAQIPAQLPQQVLDELATDARRAFRALGCDGLTRVDFFVTEAGPIINEVNTMPGFTPISMFPQMFAASGVAYPDLLAALIDRALVARR from the coding sequence ATGACTTCGCCGAATACTTCGCCTGAAAACCGCATCGCCGTCGCCGTAATCTACGGCGGCGCTAGCCCGGAGCACAATGTCTCCTGTGTCTCGGCCGGCGCGATTATGGAGCACCTGGATCCGGAGCGATTTCGCGTCGTCCCCGTTGGCATTACCCGCGAAGGAACGTGGACCGTCGGCACCAGCGACATTGAGTCGCTCAAGAAGCACGGCCGGGAACTGCCCGAGGTACCCGCGGGCGGCGAGGAAATCGCGCTGAGCGTCGATTCCGCCCGTCGCGGCGAGCTGCGCTTCATCGCCGGAGACCGCGCCGGTGAGGTCTATGACAAAGTTGACGTCATCTTCCCGGTTCTTCACGGTCCCCATGGTGAGGACGGCACGATTCAGGGCTTGTTCGAGCTGTCCGGCGTGGCCTATGTGGGGCCGGGCGTGTTGGCGTCGTCGGCAGGCATGGACAAGGAGCGGACGAAGAACCTGCTGCATGCGGCGGGTCTTCCCACGGGCGATCAGGTCGTGCTGCACCTCGGTGAGGAGCTGACCGAGGGGGAGAAGGAGCGGCTGGGGCTGCCTGTGTTTGTGAAGCCGGCGCGCGGCGGCTCCTCAATCGGCATTTCGCGTGTCGACGACTGGGCGGCCCTGGGCTCGGCCATTGCTCTGGCCCGTGAACACGACTGGAAGGTCATCGTGGAGGCCGGAATCGACGGCGCGGAGGTGGAGATCGGTGTCCTGCAGCGCGCGGACGGCGAGATTCAGGTGTCTGTCCCGGCGCTGCTGAACGGGACGGAGGACTCGGATGAGGGCTTCTACGGTTTCGAGACGAAGTACCTGGATGACGTGGTCACGGCCCAGATTCCAGCGCAGCTGCCGCAGCAGGTGCTCGATGAGCTGGCAACGGACGCGCGACGAGCATTTCGTGCTCTCGGTTGCGACGGCCTGACCCGCGTCGACTTCTTTGTCACGGAAGCGGGGCCGATTATCAACGAGGTCAATACGATGCCAGGGTTCACCCCGATTTCGATGTTCCCTCAGATGTTCGCGGCCTCCGGGGTGGCCTACCCGGATTTGCTGGCCGCGCTGATCGACCGCGCGCTGGTGGCGCGGAGGTAG
- a CDS encoding DUF3515 domain-containing protein → MGNAPQSGEAVQNNSSRRRAAIALAVAVVAVLGVIGVAKYVQDKQAAQPVAISNPELPADDSPECAALLDRLPGRAAGLVRAQVAEPAPLGAAVYRNIDEDRITLRCGAPVPAQYNDLASTQEVGGVKWLRVVDSTDSSLSTWFTVGREPVVAITAEGNANAEDALADLAEALRPDSDYNNAPKRGPIPLANLAAPKADNLCKGLNSALPKELGGRHILGADEIPTELPKDMVVWGGTDADPITLRCGVDEAPSYGVAKQLTQVGDIVWFNEPTLSSGTSGTWFALGRERFVAVNMPMSDASSLLPVVSGVVADNLKNTSPSEAK, encoded by the coding sequence ATGGGAAACGCACCTCAATCGGGAGAAGCTGTACAGAACAACAGTAGCCGTCGGCGCGCGGCTATCGCACTTGCCGTAGCGGTCGTTGCGGTTTTGGGCGTTATCGGCGTTGCCAAATACGTACAGGACAAGCAGGCGGCCCAGCCGGTCGCGATTTCCAACCCGGAGCTCCCCGCAGACGATTCCCCCGAGTGCGCTGCCCTCCTCGACCGCCTGCCGGGTCGCGCGGCGGGTCTCGTGCGCGCACAGGTTGCCGAGCCCGCGCCGCTGGGCGCTGCCGTGTACCGCAACATCGACGAAGATCGCATCACGCTGCGCTGCGGCGCCCCCGTGCCGGCGCAGTACAACGACCTGGCATCGACGCAGGAGGTCGGAGGCGTGAAGTGGCTGCGCGTCGTGGACTCTACCGATAGCTCCCTGTCCACCTGGTTCACCGTCGGCCGCGAGCCTGTCGTCGCCATCACCGCTGAGGGCAACGCTAACGCCGAAGACGCCCTGGCGGACCTCGCCGAGGCACTGCGCCCCGACTCCGATTACAACAACGCCCCGAAGCGCGGACCGATCCCGCTGGCGAACCTGGCTGCTCCGAAGGCCGACAACCTCTGCAAGGGCCTTAACTCGGCCCTACCCAAGGAGCTCGGCGGCCGCCACATTCTCGGCGCCGATGAGATTCCGACCGAGCTGCCGAAGGACATGGTGGTCTGGGGCGGTACCGACGCCGACCCGATTACCCTGCGCTGCGGCGTCGACGAGGCACCGAGCTACGGCGTGGCTAAGCAGCTGACCCAGGTCGGCGACATCGTGTGGTTCAACGAGCCGACGCTGTCGTCGGGCACCTCCGGCACCTGGTTTGCCCTCGGCCGCGAGCGCTTCGTCGCCGTGAACATGCCGATGTCGGATGCCTCAAGCCTGCTGCCGGTAGTCTCCGGTGTCGTTGCAGACAACCTGAAGAACACCTCCCCCTCCGAGGCGAAGTAA
- a CDS encoding NAD(P)H-dependent glycerol-3-phosphate dehydrogenase: MVAVSVMGAGSWGTTLAKVFADGGNPVKLWSRRAEQSQRIQITRENHDYLPGLWLPNNIEATSDAEYALADADVVVLGVPSQTLRSNLEAWRDHIGPKTILLSLAKGVEKKTHLRMSEVIAEVTEFEPERIAVLSGPNLAREVALEQPAATVIACSDENNAKMIQAAVATKYFRPYTNTDVIGCEIGGACKNVIALACGMASGQGLGENTLATIITRGLAEITRLGDAVGAEAKTFAGLAGIGDLVATCSSPLSRNRTFGDRLGRGDTLEQAQHATRGQVAEGVISSISVRDLARSNGVEMPITEAVYAVCHEGMKVDETIRALMGRSRKSE, translated from the coding sequence ATGGTGGCTGTATCGGTAATGGGCGCGGGCTCCTGGGGTACGACGCTCGCGAAGGTATTCGCGGACGGCGGCAATCCGGTAAAACTGTGGTCGCGCCGGGCTGAGCAGTCCCAGCGCATCCAGATTACCCGCGAGAACCACGACTACCTGCCCGGACTGTGGCTGCCTAACAACATCGAGGCAACCTCCGACGCGGAGTATGCGCTTGCCGACGCCGACGTGGTGGTCCTCGGCGTTCCCTCCCAGACCCTGCGTTCCAATTTGGAGGCGTGGAGAGACCACATCGGCCCGAAGACGATCCTGCTGAGCCTGGCGAAGGGCGTGGAGAAGAAAACCCATCTGCGCATGAGCGAGGTCATCGCGGAGGTCACTGAATTCGAACCCGAACGCATTGCCGTTCTTTCCGGGCCAAACCTTGCTCGCGAGGTTGCGCTCGAGCAGCCCGCCGCCACCGTCATTGCCTGCTCGGACGAGAACAACGCCAAGATGATTCAGGCTGCCGTGGCGACCAAGTACTTCCGCCCCTACACGAACACCGACGTAATCGGTTGCGAGATCGGCGGCGCCTGCAAGAACGTCATCGCGCTGGCCTGCGGTATGGCCTCCGGGCAGGGACTCGGCGAGAACACCTTGGCCACCATCATTACGCGAGGGCTGGCGGAAATCACCCGCCTGGGTGACGCGGTAGGTGCCGAGGCGAAGACCTTCGCAGGGCTCGCGGGAATCGGCGACCTGGTGGCCACCTGCTCCTCGCCGCTGTCTCGTAATCGCACGTTCGGTGACCGCCTCGGCCGCGGTGACACTCTGGAGCAGGCGCAGCACGCGACCCGTGGCCAGGTTGCGGAGGGCGTGATTTCGTCCATTTCGGTTCGTGACCTCGCCCGCAGTAACGGGGTAGAGATGCCAATTACCGAGGCCGTCTACGCCGTCTGCCATGAGGGGATGAAGGTCGACGAAACGATTCGCGCCCTGATGGGTCGCAGTCGAAAGTCAGAGTAG
- a CDS encoding IclR family transcriptional regulator: protein MGQISTSETAALSGIKVLDRSVLILKAVADHPRTLAELCEDTGLPRATAHRLATALEVHRLVTRTPDGRWTTGPGLTEITPVTTDLLADAAAHILPRLVEASGESVQLYRLTGDTRTCIASMEPATGLRNTVPVGSRMPLTAGSAARVLLAFGPVDLAERLLPEADFTQQDLEDCRRLGWSESMGERDPALASVSAPVFDAHRRMIAVLSVSGPVERMLPSPYQCWGTQVLEAAKEMSSRL, encoded by the coding sequence ATGGGACAGATTAGCACATCGGAGACCGCTGCCCTAAGCGGCATTAAAGTTCTCGACCGCTCGGTACTTATCCTCAAGGCAGTTGCGGACCATCCGCGCACTCTCGCCGAGCTCTGCGAGGACACCGGGCTGCCCCGCGCCACGGCACATCGCCTGGCCACCGCTCTCGAGGTCCACCGCCTGGTCACCCGTACCCCCGATGGCCGCTGGACCACTGGTCCCGGCCTCACCGAGATTACTCCGGTCACCACCGACCTGCTTGCCGACGCCGCCGCCCACATCCTCCCCCGCTTAGTCGAGGCATCCGGCGAATCCGTCCAGCTTTATCGTCTCACCGGCGACACCCGCACCTGCATCGCATCCATGGAGCCCGCCACCGGCCTGCGCAATACCGTTCCCGTCGGCTCGCGCATGCCTCTGACGGCCGGTTCCGCCGCGCGCGTTCTTCTCGCCTTCGGCCCTGTTGACTTGGCCGAGCGTCTCCTTCCCGAGGCAGATTTCACCCAGCAGGACCTCGAGGACTGCCGCCGCCTTGGCTGGTCCGAGTCAATGGGCGAGCGCGATCCCGCCTTGGCCTCCGTCTCGGCTCCCGTATTTGATGCGCACCGCCGTATGATTGCCGTTCTGTCCGTGTCCGGCCCCGTCGAGCGCATGCTGCCCTCCCCGTACCAGTGCTGGGGCACCCAAGTCTTGGAGGCCGCGAAGGAAATGAGCTCGCGCCTGTAA
- the leuC gene encoding 3-isopropylmalate dehydratase large subunit, whose amino-acid sequence MRTTDTSPKTLAEKVWRDHVVKQGENGEPDLIYIDLHLVHEVTSPQAFDGLRLAGRKVRRPDLTIATEDHNVPTTVAGGAINLIAEPTSRTQIATLRKNAEEFGIRLHPMGDREQGIVHVVGPQLGLTQPGTTVVCGDSHTATHGAFGAMAFGIGTSEVEHVLATQTLPLKPFKTMAVNVTGELQEGVTSKDLILAIIAKIGTGGGQGHVIEYRGSAIEKLSMEARMTICNMSIEAGARAGMIAPDETTFEYLKGRPHAPAGEEWDSAVEYWKSLVTDDDAEFDTVVEIDGSALTPFVTWGTNPGQGIPLGERVPDPELIAEDSERIAAERALEYMDLAAGTPMREVGVDVVFVGSCTNGRIEDMRAVADVLKDRKVADGVQMLIVPGSAKVREQAEAEGLGEIFTAAGAEWRMPGCSMCLGMNPDQLTPGQRCASTSNRNFEGRQGKGGRTHLVSPAVAAATAVAGHFASPADL is encoded by the coding sequence ATGCGCACCACGGACACCAGCCCGAAGACCCTCGCCGAGAAGGTCTGGCGCGATCACGTTGTCAAGCAAGGCGAAAACGGCGAACCAGATCTGATTTACATCGACCTGCACCTCGTCCACGAGGTTACCTCCCCGCAGGCGTTCGATGGTCTGCGCCTTGCCGGACGCAAGGTGCGTCGCCCGGATCTCACCATCGCGACCGAGGACCACAACGTTCCTACCACGGTTGCCGGTGGCGCTATCAATCTGATTGCCGAGCCGACCTCCCGCACCCAGATTGCAACGCTTCGCAAGAACGCCGAGGAGTTCGGCATCCGCCTGCACCCGATGGGCGATCGCGAGCAGGGCATTGTTCACGTCGTCGGCCCGCAGCTGGGCCTGACCCAGCCGGGCACCACCGTCGTCTGCGGCGACTCGCACACCGCGACTCACGGCGCGTTCGGCGCGATGGCTTTTGGCATTGGCACATCCGAGGTCGAGCACGTCCTTGCCACCCAGACCCTGCCGCTGAAGCCGTTCAAGACCATGGCGGTCAACGTCACCGGCGAGCTGCAGGAGGGCGTTACCTCCAAGGACCTGATTCTGGCGATTATCGCCAAAATCGGCACCGGCGGTGGTCAGGGGCACGTCATCGAGTACCGCGGCTCGGCTATTGAGAAGCTGTCGATGGAAGCACGCATGACCATCTGCAACATGTCCATCGAGGCGGGTGCCCGTGCCGGCATGATCGCCCCGGACGAGACAACCTTCGAATACCTGAAGGGGCGCCCGCACGCTCCGGCAGGCGAGGAGTGGGACTCCGCCGTCGAGTACTGGAAGTCCCTGGTCACCGACGATGACGCAGAGTTCGACACCGTCGTCGAAATCGATGGATCTGCGCTGACCCCATTCGTCACATGGGGTACCAACCCGGGCCAGGGTATTCCGCTGGGCGAGCGAGTCCCGGACCCCGAGCTAATCGCCGAAGACTCCGAGCGCATCGCCGCCGAGCGCGCACTCGAGTACATGGACTTAGCTGCCGGAACGCCTATGCGCGAGGTTGGCGTCGACGTCGTGTTCGTCGGCTCCTGCACCAACGGCCGTATCGAGGACATGCGTGCCGTCGCCGATGTATTGAAAGACCGCAAGGTCGCGGACGGCGTCCAGATGCTCATCGTCCCGGGCTCGGCAAAGGTCCGTGAGCAGGCAGAGGCAGAGGGCCTCGGCGAGATCTTCACTGCGGCGGGCGCTGAGTGGCGCATGCCGGGCTGTTCCATGTGCCTCGGCATGAACCCAGACCAGCTGACTCCGGGCCAGCGCTGCGCGTCGACCTCCAACCGTAACTTTGAAGGACGCCAGGGCAAGGGTGGTCGCACCCACCTGGTCAGCCCCGCCGTCGCCGCCGCCACCGCAGTGGCCGGCCACTTCGCGTCCCCCGCCGACCTATAA
- a CDS encoding MFS transporter gives MPSYYRHVVLFLSMFAAVGSSVVHMGVPFLIPSLEDSGLSLSAAGLIAAMPAAGIVFTLIAWGWFVDRYGERAALFAGLSSTAFTTALAAWAASASPALLGGALFMAGCAAASVNSASGRVVSGWYPPNQRGTAMGIRQMAQPLGAALSAVTMHPLAQTYGISGALLMPTLLCAALAVLVLIGVKNPPRPDAHSSTETASPYRGSRYLVRIHIASALLSWPQSMMGAYILVWLLSVGYSSGAAGSIVMVAQLLGAGSRAAMGFVSDRVRSRIRPYRWVAAVTAALSIAMMLADAAGLRLTGTILACALAVAVVSPNGLAFTAVAEYAGPFWSGRAMGTQNTFQNIIYAATPPISGAIVAAFGFPALFAVTAAFPAAALAVAPREDQSRRGHARL, from the coding sequence ATGCCTTCTTATTACCGCCACGTCGTCCTTTTTCTGTCCATGTTCGCGGCGGTGGGCTCCTCCGTCGTCCACATGGGCGTGCCTTTTCTGATTCCCTCTCTCGAGGATTCCGGGCTCAGCCTCTCCGCCGCAGGCCTCATTGCCGCCATGCCCGCAGCGGGCATCGTCTTCACCCTCATCGCCTGGGGATGGTTCGTCGATCGCTACGGCGAACGCGCGGCCCTTTTTGCAGGCCTATCCTCCACCGCCTTTACGACGGCGCTAGCAGCCTGGGCGGCGTCGGCAAGCCCCGCGCTACTAGGCGGTGCGCTGTTTATGGCGGGCTGCGCCGCGGCGAGCGTGAATTCCGCGTCGGGCCGGGTGGTGTCAGGCTGGTACCCGCCGAATCAGCGCGGAACGGCGATGGGCATCCGCCAGATGGCACAGCCGCTCGGCGCGGCACTATCGGCGGTCACGATGCACCCGCTGGCCCAAACCTACGGCATTTCCGGGGCCCTGTTGATGCCCACACTACTGTGCGCGGCCCTCGCTGTGCTGGTGCTCATCGGAGTCAAGAATCCACCGCGCCCCGACGCGCACAGCTCTACCGAGACGGCAAGCCCCTATCGAGGGTCGCGGTACCTGGTTCGCATCCACATCGCCTCGGCTCTACTGTCTTGGCCGCAGTCGATGATGGGCGCGTACATCCTAGTCTGGTTACTGTCGGTTGGTTATTCCAGTGGCGCGGCCGGATCGATTGTGATGGTCGCCCAGCTCCTCGGTGCTGGCTCACGCGCGGCGATGGGGTTTGTATCCGACCGCGTCCGCTCGCGCATTCGCCCCTACCGCTGGGTCGCCGCAGTCACCGCCGCGCTCTCGATTGCAATGATGCTTGCCGACGCTGCTGGCCTGCGACTCACCGGAACCATCCTGGCGTGCGCTCTGGCCGTAGCAGTGGTCAGCCCGAATGGCCTGGCGTTCACCGCCGTGGCCGAGTACGCAGGACCCTTCTGGTCGGGCCGCGCGATGGGCACGCAAAACACGTTCCAGAACATTATTTACGCGGCGACTCCCCCAATTTCTGGCGCCATTGTCGCCGCGTTCGGGTTCCCCGCACTGTTCGCAGTGACGGCAGCGTTTCCCGCCGCAGCGCTAGCCGTGGCACCGCGGGAAGATCAGTCTAGGCGCGGGCACGCGAGGCTTTAG
- a CDS encoding MerR family transcriptional regulator — protein sequence MRTSDIARIVGCTPRTIRHYHQIGIVPEPLRDANGYRNYGFSDLARILRAKALSDAGVPLSDIDDEVDIDRALSLLDDKIRLLKSQRQRLLALSNHQLAVPDDIQILLRQIFRDEEFAAREIASFQIMALLKIADEDTWKALRQRLTNLHIVETSRAIEDIWLQLGKLEPNSNRATQLVSQLEELFPDCWLAGLPLSPGNEIHLNAADIEIRGAQILAYAEMAKKIAEDQGL from the coding sequence ATGCGCACCTCGGATATCGCAAGAATTGTCGGCTGCACTCCACGGACCATCAGGCATTATCACCAGATAGGCATTGTCCCGGAGCCATTACGAGATGCCAATGGATACCGAAACTATGGTTTTTCAGATCTCGCACGAATACTCCGCGCTAAGGCACTTTCTGACGCAGGAGTACCGCTCTCCGACATTGATGATGAAGTCGATATTGACCGCGCCTTATCGTTACTCGACGACAAAATTCGACTGCTTAAGTCGCAACGCCAACGCCTCCTAGCTCTGAGCAATCACCAACTTGCAGTCCCCGACGATATCCAAATCTTACTTCGACAGATTTTTCGCGATGAGGAATTCGCAGCACGTGAAATTGCTTCGTTTCAAATAATGGCGCTATTAAAAATTGCAGATGAGGACACTTGGAAGGCTCTCAGACAAAGGCTCACAAACTTGCACATCGTCGAGACAAGCAGGGCTATTGAGGATATCTGGCTTCAGCTCGGAAAACTTGAGCCAAATTCGAATCGAGCAACCCAGCTAGTGAGCCAACTCGAAGAGCTATTCCCTGATTGCTGGCTGGCAGGTCTCCCTCTTAGCCCGGGTAATGAAATTCATCTCAACGCCGCTGACATAGAGATTCGTGGAGCCCAAATATTGGCGTATGCGGAAATGGCCAAGAAAATTGCGGAAGATCAGGGTCTATGA
- a CDS encoding NUDIX hydrolase, with product MHEEDKDRKGDTFVTGRLTEIPVKPAEGISKPTFAAGAVLWRGNPADPQVCVIHRPHYDDWSLPKGKLDAGENLLATAVREIWEETGYRVRLGKLLGNVSYPVAGRTKLVWYWTAEVLDGDFEKNSEVNELRWVGWDEAEKLVSYELDREVLAKARKRMSNEPDTRVILVRHGRAHRRANWNGNDSLRPLDKKGRRQAELLVSALEGFRPERIYSAEPVRCQDTVAPLAAELGMDVTVDERFGDEFWISNLVKAKKAFAEVIAEGGVSVICSQGLTIPDLLASLSAKGTLPLDGEINCKKGSAWVLGFNDGVLTTADYYASALPVK from the coding sequence ATGCACGAAGAGGACAAGGACCGCAAAGGCGACACTTTCGTCACCGGCCGCCTCACGGAGATTCCCGTCAAGCCCGCCGAAGGTATCTCCAAGCCGACCTTCGCCGCCGGTGCCGTCCTCTGGCGGGGAAATCCTGCGGACCCCCAGGTCTGTGTGATTCACCGCCCGCATTACGACGACTGGTCCCTTCCCAAGGGCAAGCTGGATGCCGGGGAAAACTTGCTGGCCACGGCGGTGCGAGAGATCTGGGAGGAAACCGGCTATCGCGTGCGCTTGGGCAAGCTGCTCGGTAACGTCTCTTATCCCGTCGCTGGTCGCACCAAGCTGGTCTGGTACTGGACCGCCGAGGTGCTCGACGGCGATTTCGAGAAGAATTCCGAGGTCAACGAGCTGCGTTGGGTAGGTTGGGACGAAGCGGAGAAGCTGGTGTCCTACGAGCTCGACCGCGAGGTTCTGGCCAAGGCCCGCAAACGCATGAGCAACGAGCCCGACACCCGCGTGATTCTGGTGCGCCACGGGCGCGCCCATCGCCGGGCGAATTGGAATGGCAACGACTCCCTGCGCCCACTGGACAAGAAGGGGCGTCGGCAGGCGGAGCTGCTTGTCTCTGCGTTGGAGGGGTTCCGGCCTGAGCGCATCTACTCGGCGGAACCGGTGCGCTGTCAGGACACGGTCGCACCCCTTGCTGCCGAGCTCGGCATGGATGTCACAGTCGACGAGCGCTTCGGCGACGAGTTCTGGATTTCCAACCTAGTTAAGGCGAAGAAGGCCTTCGCCGAGGTCATCGCCGAGGGTGGGGTCAGCGTGATTTGCTCGCAGGGGCTGACCATCCCCGATCTTCTGGCATCACTGTCCGCGAAGGGCACGTTGCCGCTCGATGGTGAAATCAACTGCAAGAAGGGCTCCGCCTGGGTGCTCGGCTTCAACGACGGTGTGCTCACCACCGCCGATTACTACGCCTCGGCGCTACCGGTGAAGTAG
- a CDS encoding HNH endonuclease signature motif containing protein — translation MESAYWAHQQPEDELSALVRSSNLALLNLIEACCPDGDDDVELHAGTLGIRLGLSRGKVLQLCEIGLMLRRMPRVAAFARETAALGLPHLNIISNGTYGVLDEQVEAVEAEILELLTPVKCRQAMVGPRTLNNRIGDIVAEFDDRARGDGKVPNVVSSESVTLQTLDGGEYSQIIATLRPDRAHLVMSAIKAASDKLTAGKRKEQEEPAGRVPLPEALVKLITQQTEAEVVLNIFRSPDSDNAWFDGAEWLGALATEEWMREVTHVRLSGDSATDGYHPTPAQVARVHGRDGTCRFPGCETPAHKCDLDHIQPFDQESPESGGPTDTQNLHCLCRRHHNLKTHKLFDVTAFEDGTELWTSVDGTTAVSVPSGPMAGFGRQTFDQRMTRKLKARHQNYIDWLMSFSVSTVFVEDEDEEEMSGEDSSDK, via the coding sequence ATGGAATCGGCTTACTGGGCGCATCAGCAGCCCGAAGATGAGCTGTCGGCTCTGGTTCGGTCGTCTAATCTCGCTTTGCTAAATCTGATTGAGGCATGTTGTCCGGACGGTGATGACGATGTTGAGCTTCACGCCGGCACTCTCGGTATTCGACTGGGGCTGAGTCGCGGGAAAGTTCTGCAGCTGTGCGAGATTGGGCTGATGTTGCGCCGAATGCCCCGGGTGGCGGCTTTCGCTCGGGAAACTGCGGCGCTCGGTCTACCGCACCTGAATATTATTTCTAATGGCACCTACGGCGTATTGGATGAGCAGGTTGAAGCCGTCGAGGCGGAAATCCTGGAGCTTCTGACTCCGGTGAAGTGTCGGCAGGCAATGGTTGGTCCGCGGACCTTGAACAATCGGATTGGTGATATCGTCGCTGAATTCGACGACCGGGCGCGTGGAGACGGGAAAGTCCCGAATGTGGTGTCTTCCGAGTCCGTCACTCTGCAGACACTGGATGGGGGAGAGTACTCGCAGATTATTGCGACCCTGCGGCCAGATCGCGCGCATCTAGTTATGTCGGCAATCAAGGCCGCATCTGACAAGTTGACCGCAGGCAAGCGCAAGGAACAGGAGGAGCCCGCCGGTCGCGTCCCCCTGCCCGAAGCCTTAGTCAAGTTGATCACGCAGCAGACCGAAGCGGAGGTTGTGTTAAATATCTTCCGCAGCCCGGACTCGGACAATGCCTGGTTTGACGGTGCTGAGTGGCTTGGTGCGCTCGCGACCGAAGAGTGGATGCGCGAGGTGACGCACGTTCGGCTATCTGGGGACAGTGCCACGGACGGCTACCATCCGACCCCTGCCCAGGTTGCTCGCGTGCACGGCAGGGATGGCACTTGCCGCTTCCCGGGCTGTGAGACCCCGGCGCATAAGTGCGACTTGGATCATATTCAGCCCTTTGACCAGGAAAGCCCTGAAAGCGGCGGGCCTACAGATACTCAAAATCTGCACTGCCTGTGTCGTCGTCACCATAACCTGAAAACGCACAAACTTTTCGATGTAACCGCGTTTGAAGATGGCACCGAGTTGTGGACTTCGGTTGACGGCACCACAGCAGTCAGCGTCCCGAGCGGCCCGATGGCCGGCTTCGGGCGGCAGACCTTCGACCAGCGTATGACGCGAAAGCTCAAAGCCAGGCACCAAAACTACATCGACTGGCTGATGTCTTTTTCCGTGTCCACGGTCTTCGTTGAGGATGAGGATGAAGAGGAAATGTCGGGGGAAGATAGCAGCGACAAGTAG
- the leuD gene encoding 3-isopropylmalate dehydratase small subunit, translating to MEKFVTHTGVGVPLQRSNVDTDQIIPAVYLKRVTRTGFEDGLFSNWRNNEADFVLNRQAYASGSVLVAGPDFGTGSSREHAVWALMDYGFRVVISSRFADIFRGNSGKAGLLAAQMSQSDVELLWKLLEANPGMELTVNLEARTVEAGEQVLPFEVDDYTRWRLMEGLDDVSLTLRNEEDIVAYENKRLSHKPKTL from the coding sequence ATGGAAAAGTTTGTCACCCACACCGGCGTCGGCGTTCCCTTGCAGCGCTCCAACGTCGACACTGACCAAATCATTCCGGCCGTTTACCTAAAGCGCGTTACTCGCACCGGCTTTGAGGACGGCCTGTTCTCCAACTGGCGCAACAACGAGGCCGACTTCGTCCTCAACCGCCAGGCCTACGCTTCCGGCTCTGTCCTGGTCGCGGGCCCCGACTTCGGCACAGGCTCCTCCCGCGAGCACGCCGTCTGGGCCCTGATGGACTACGGTTTCCGCGTCGTCATCTCCTCCCGCTTCGCCGACATCTTCCGAGGTAACTCCGGCAAGGCCGGCCTTCTGGCCGCTCAGATGTCCCAGTCCGACGTCGAGTTGCTGTGGAAGCTGCTCGAGGCCAACCCTGGCATGGAACTCACGGTCAACCTGGAGGCCCGCACCGTCGAGGCTGGCGAGCAGGTCCTCCCCTTCGAGGTCGACGACTACACCCGCTGGCGCCTGATGGAGGGGCTTGACGACGTCTCCCTGACGCTACGCAATGAGGAAGACATCGTGGCATATGAGAACAAGCGCCTCAGCCACAAGCCGAAGACGCTGTAG